The Natranaeroarchaeum aerophilus DNA window GCCGACTCGGTGCTCGCTGGGGCACAGGCGGTCGCCGAACAGCTCTCCTTTGGCGAATCGCTCGCGCTCGCGTCGATCGTCGTGTTCAACATGCTCGATGCATACGTACTGGCGGCGTACGTCGACCGGCCCACGACAACACGGGCCGGTGACGAGGACACTGTGCCCTCTTGCCCACACTGTGGGAAGGACCTCGACGAGGATCTGACGTTCTGTCACTGGTGTACGACCGAGCTCGACCAGCTCGCGGAGACCGAGGCGTCCGCCGACGCGGAGCCGACGGGTGACACCGACAGCGTGAAAAACGCCTGATTACACGAAATGAACGAGAAAGCCCACGAGTTCAGTCGTGGGAGCAGTCACTTTTCGATGATTTTCTCTTCGACGGCTTCCCCGAAGTGGCGAGCGGTATCCTCGTGATAGAGGCGGATCTCGTCGCCGGCTTCGAGATCAGTGACGGCCTTGCGCCCCTCCGTCGTCGCAACTTTCACCGTCTCGGCGTTCTGGATCAGCGTCTCGATCCGATCACCGTCCCCGAGTTCGGCCTCGACCCGGAACATCGGGCGCTGTTCGATCTTGACGCGTCCAACGACCGCCTCACGGGTGTTGCCGTCCGTATCGACGACCTGTACCTCGTCGCCGCTTTTTAGCTCCGAGAGATATTTCGTGCCGCCATCGGGCGTCCGGATGTAGGCGTGGACCGCACCGGCGTTGACCCGGAACGGGCGTGAGGCGACGTATGGGGACTCGGCGGTCTCCGCGTGGACGAAGACGAGGCCACGGGACATCGAGCCGATCAACATCCCCTCGTCGTGGTCCATCAGCGAGCCGGTGTCGACACAGACGCGGTCTGCACTGCCCGCCCGTTCGACCGTCAGCACTTCTGCGCTCGTGAGATCGAGCGTTTCGCGTTCCGCCTCGTCCCGGACGTCGACGGTCGAGCGGATCTCGTCGGGGTCGTCGCTGTCGAGCAACACGGCGTCGGCCCCGATCTCCAGCGTCTCGTACGCCGTCTGGGCCTCCTCGGCGCTCGTGACGCCCGCGATCAGCGTCGTCTCGTCGCCGATCCGGGCGATGAGGTTCTCCAGCGGGATGATCGACCAGTTCTCGCTGACGATCATCGTGTACTCGGCTTCCTCGGCAGCGGCCTCGGCGAACGCCTCGTAGTCCTCGTCGAAGATCCGGACGTAGGCTCCCTGCGTGCGGTCGTCGTTCCGCCGGAGCGTCGTCAGATCGGCCGAGCCGGAGAAGTCGGTGGGAAGATCGACCGTCCCGTCGCCCTCGCCGTGTTTGCCGACCACGTAGGCGTCGGGCTCTTCGATGTCGTCCGCGTCGCTCTCCGCGTCGTCGATCACGTCGACGTCTCCCCCGGTACGGAAGGCCGCCACGTTGACGTCGCCGAGCTCGCGAACCTTCCCAACGTCGCCCTCGTCGACGAGCACCCAGTCGACGCCCGATTCGAGGCCCGCCGTGATCCGCTTGCGCCGCCGGTCCCAGTCGCCGACGGAACTGTCGGCTTTCAGCCAGACTTCGCGTGTCATGTCCATACGCTCGCAGCGGTCCGGCTTGAACGTGGCGGAACGCGTGGGTGATATCGGCACACCGGCCGTTCCTATTTTCGAGTCATTCTAAACACTACTGATTGTAACAGTTGTAATGATACTATCTCGATAATTGATAAGTATGCACTCCGACAAGCAGGTAGTATGACGTCGGAGATCGGACGACGGCTCGATGCCGTGACGACAAGCGACGCGGGAGTGCACTCGCTCACCGAGGACGAGCGCGTGGCACGGCTCGCCGACGTGCTCGTCCAGCGCGTCGGGTCGACGGCCGAGGTGGTCGGCGCGGTCCCGACCGCTGTCGCGGCCGTGGGGATCGTCCAGCGTCGGCTCCGTGGCGACGCCGCTCCGCTCGCGGAGATCGCGCCCCACAGCTGTCCGATCTCGGACGTCATGCAAGCCGAGGACGAGCTGCTCGACGCGCTCGACGACCCGGCGGACGACGCGGTGATCGAGCGACTCCAGGCCCGTGTCTGTCGGTGCCGTGCGGTGCTCGTCGCGACCGCCCGCGAGCGCGCCGGGCCGCCACGACTGACCGGCGTCCTCTGTCCGGGCGACCCCGACGAGTTCGCGGTCCCAGAGGGGATCGACCCCCTCCCGCCAGAGGCGGACGTCCGGCCGCTCAAGGCCCGGTATCACCGGCTTCGGGCGGATCTGCGCTCGGCCCAGCTGGGCGTTGCGCTCGACAGTTATCTCGTCGACGCCGAGCTATCTCCGCCGGATTCGTAGAGCCCGCTGACGCTTCGGCCCTCCAGCCGTTTCGGCCCTCCACTTGCCTTCCGCCGACGGGTCGCTCACTACGACTCCGGCGTCGCGTCGATCTTGTGTCGGAACGCTCGCACGGCGTTTCTGCCCTGCTCGGTCAGCTCGACGACACGGCGACGGCCGACCGAGCGGACCTCGACGTAGCCATCCTCTTCGAGCGGGGCGATCACCGAGTCGAGCAGTCTGAACTTCGCCTTGTCGTTCGCCGGTGCCCGCTCGGTCATGAAGGATAGCTCCTCGTCTTCGGCGTACTCGATGAGGTCGCGCTTTTTTGGTCGTTTCGTGGTTCCTTCCTGTTCCAGCAGAAACGCCATCAGCGAGATCTGGTCGGGGGAGGGTGAGTCGACCGGATAGGAGGGCAGCTCCGACAGTCCGGCCATCCCGTGACTGATCGGCGTCTCGGCGGCGTCGTGGGCGTACCCCTCGGGTTCGACGTAGTACGGTGTGGCGTCGGTCGAGACGTCCATGCAGGCGATCGTCGCGCCGACAGCCGCGAGGGTGCCCGCACCGGAGACGTTTACACGCACGGAGTCTCCCTCGTGTCGGGCAGCAATCGTTGTCACCGCTCCGAGCACGTCGTAGACGTCCGCAAGGTCACACGAGCGCGTTCGGATCTCGACGCCGGCGTCCGCCAGTGCCGCTTCGATCTCGTCGTGATACGTCCGCTCGTCGACGTGTGGGTCGGGATCTTCGAGGAGGTAGACGATGTCGGCTTTGAGACGAGTTACCGGTTCGACGATCCGGTCGAACTCGTTGCCGAGGGGGACCACGTGTACTCGGTCGATAGCGTCCATGGCAGAGAGCGCGGCGGAGACGACAAAAAACGTTAGGCTTCGACGGCGAGTACGGCCCGTTCGAGCGTGGCCTGGGCCCACCGGTTCTCGTGACTCAGTTGTAGTGGCAACAATGAACCCTTCAGGGGCACAAAACATTTTCCGCACCGACAGGTACCGTTCTCTATGGCCACGGACACATCGGAGGCGACAGGATGACGTTGCCGAGCCGCCGGCAGGTTCTCGCCGCGAGCACCACGGCCCTCCTTGCAGGCTGTCTCGATCCACCAGCTGGTGACTCAGCAAGCGAAAACGGGGAGGAACCCGAGGACGAATACCGCGAACCCGACGACTGCGAGATCGAATACGGGGAGTGGACCGGGCAGGCTGAACCGATCGAGACGACTGTAGTAGTCGAGGAGAGCGAGGATCCGGAACAGGATTGTGCGGGGGCAGCAGCCAGTGCCGCGTTCGACGCGCTGAACGACAAAACCGAACTCGAGCTCGACGATGCGAGCTGGGCTGGTTTCGAGTCTTCCTTGTCGGCAGACGGATACCGTGCAGGGATCGTTATCTCAAAACGCGTCGATACGTTGCGTGACCGGCTCCTCTCCTGTCCGGATCCGGAGTTCGATGAAGTGGATGCCCGATATGAGGTCCCCAGTGAAGTGTCCGTGACACTCGAATACGGCCCTGACGCTGAGACAGTCACCTGTCTGCACGAAATCGAGTACATCGTGAGACGGATGGCACTAGAATAGCGTCATGGCAGAGAGCGCGGCGGAGACGACAAAAAACGTTAGGCTTCGACGGCGAGTCCGGCTCGTTCGAGTGCCTCTTCGACAGTGGCGTCGTCGTGGATAACGGCACTGACCGCGGTCGTAATCGCTTCCGGATCGTCGTGCTGGAAGATCGATCGGCCCATCGAGACGCCGTCCGCACCGGCGTCGATCGCGCCGCGAACCATCTCCACGGTAGCGCGGTCGGTGCCCGGACTGCCCCCGGCGATCACGACCGGGAGGCTGGTCGAACTCGTGACGTGCTCGAAGCTCTCGGCGTCCCCGCTGTAGGCGGTCTTGACGACGTCCGCACCACACTCCTCGGCCAGTCGGGCGGCATGAGCCAGATACTCGGCATTGTGCTCGGGGTCGTCGCCTTCCAGATGCGTGCCGCGGGCATAGGACATCGCCAGCACGGGTATCCCGAGGCGGTCGGCCTCGTCGGTTACTTCCGCCAGATCAGCGAGCTGTTCGCGTTCGTACTTGCTGCCGACGTTGATATGATAGGAGACCGCATCGGCACCGGCACGAACGGCTTCCTCGACCGTTCCTGTCCGGCGTTTGTCGTTCGAATCGGGACCGATCGAGGTCGACGCATTGAGATGGATGATGTAGCCCGCACCGTTTTTGTGCGCGTGAACGCGGTCGGCGAGTCCTTTCTGCGTGAGAACGGCGTCCGCGCCGCCGCTCGTGATCCCGTCGATCGTCGATTCGATGTCCTTGAGGCCCGATACCGCACCGATCGTGATCCCGTGATCCATTGGGACGATGAGGTAGTTCCCGTCTGTCCCGATCCGCCCGAGTCGTGCGAGGGTTCCTGTATTCATAGTATGAGAATCTGTGGCAATCGCCGGTTATGGGTGTTGCGATTCGCGGGGGTTATTTGCCCGGTTCGGGCGTGCTCGAAACCGCGCCGTCGAGCGCGCCCTGCTTGAGTTCTCGCGCTTTCGCTTCGAGTTTGTTGGGGACGTCCTCGCCCGCCGCGATCATGTCGACGAAGACGCTCCCGGCGACGACGCCCGCCGCACCGGCCTCGACGATCTCGGTTGCGTGCTGCCCTTCGCTAACGCCGAAACCGACCGCTTTCGGCACCTCCCACTCGGCGAGTCGCGTGAGGCTCTCATGGGTTGCGTCGCTGACATCGGCCTGTGCGCCGGTCGTCCCGAGGCGGGCCTGTACGTAGACGAAGCCCGACACCTGCTCGCGCATCTTCGCCAGGCGCTCGTCGGTCGTCGTCGGCGCGACGATGAAGATCAGATCGACGCCGTACTCGTCACAGGCCTGCCGAAGCGGGTCACTCTCGTCGACGGGGAGATCGGGGATGATCAGCCCGGAGACCCCTGCCTCGGCGGCACGCTCGACGAACGGGAGCAGGCGCTCGTAGTCGCTGTCGCCCGGCTCGCCCTCGCCGTACTGATAGAGCAGGTTGTAGTACGTCATACAGACGATCGGCACGTCGATGTCGAGCGATTCGACAAGCTCGAAGTAGCGCTCGGGGGTCGTCCCGGCTTCCAGCGAGCGCTGGATGGCGTTCTGGATCGTCGGCCCGTCGGCGATCGGTTCCGAGAAGGGCATCCCGAGTTCGATCACGTCCGCGCCACCCGCCGCGAGCGCTTCGACGTACTCGGTGGTGGCCGCAAGTGAGGGGTCGCCCGCCGTAATGTATGGGACGAGTGCCGGCTCGTCGCCGGAGACGGCCACCCTGACGTCGTTACTCATACAGTACCTCCATCGAGGGAGCGGCGTCGAGATCACGCTTTTCGGTCTCCTCGATCACCGCTTCGAGGTCCTTGTCGCCGCGGCCCGAAACGTTGACGACGATCACCTCGCCGAGATCGTGCTCGCCGTCGGCGTCCGGGCCGAGTTCCGCTTCGAGGAACGCCAGCGCGTGGGCCGATTCCAGCGCGGGGATGATCCCCTCGGTCCGCGAGAGGCGGTGGAACCCTTCGAGCGCCGCAGTGTCGTCGACGTTGACCGGCGTCACGCGCCCCTCGTCGACGAGGTAGGAGAGTTCGGGACCGACCCCGGCGTAGTCAAGGCCCGAGGAGACGCTGTGGGACTCGACGATCTGCCCGTCGGCGTCCTGCAGTAGTTTCGTTCGCGCGCCATGGAGCACCCCCTCGCTCCCGGTCGACAGTGAGGCCGAGTGTGGTGCAACACCCTCCTCGTCGTCGACGATGAGTCCGTCGCCGCCCGCCTCCACCGCGAACAGGGAGACCTCCTCGTCGGGCACGAGGTCGTGGAACGTTCCCATCGTGTTCGAGCCGCCGCCCGCACAGGCCACGAGACTGTCCGGGAGATCGCCCGTTTTCTCCTCGATTCCGGCCCGGATCTCCTCGCCGATCACCGAGTGGAAGTCCCGGACCATCCGCGGGAACGGGTGAGGGCCGACGATCGAGCCGATGACGTAGTGGGTGTCCTCGACGCTGGTCGCCCAGTCGCGCATCGTCTCGTTGATCGCCTCCTTGAGCGTTCCGCGCCCGACGGTGACGGGATTCAGTTCCGCGCCGTTCAGCCGCATCCGGAAGACGTTGGGGCGCTGACGACGGATATCTCGCTTGCCCATGTAGATCTCGCAGGGCATATCGAGGTGGGCTGCCGCCATCGCCGTCGCGGTGCCGTGCTGGCCCGCACCGGTCTCCGCGACGATCCGCTCTTTGCCCATATACTTCGCAAGCAGGACCTGTCCCAGCGCGTTGTTGAGTTTGTGTGCGCCGCCGTGGAGGAGGTCCTCGCGCTTGAGATAGACCTCGGCGTCGTAGCGCTCGCTGAGCCGATCCGCGCGCTGGATCGGCGTCGGCCGCCCGCCGAAGTCGGCCAGTCGCTCCCGGAACTCGTCCATGAAACCATCCTCGTTGTCGAGGACGTACCGTTCGTAGGCGTCGGTCAGTTCCTCGATTGCCGGCATCAGGACCTCCGGCACGTACTGTCCGCCGTACTCTCCGAATTTCGTCGTGCTCATGATTGTCGTGTCTCCGTCGTCCGCCCGTCTGTTCGCTCGTTGTCCCGCGTTCGGGACTCGGCGTTAGTGAGTCGTTCGGTGTTCGACCGCACTATCTTCGCCGGGTTGTCGCTTTCCTCGTAGTTCATTATCGCGCTACCGATCAGCAGGGCGTCAGCGCCCGCTGCACGCAGTCGTCGGACGTCCTCGGGCGTCGAGATGCCGCTTTCAGCGATCAGCGTGACGTCCTCAGTCCCCTCGGCAGTCGCGTCGGCGACTCGCTCGAACGTACCGAGATCGACATCGAGTTTCGCCAGATCGCGGTTGTTCACGCCGATGAACTCGGCTCCCGCCGCGACCGCTTCTCGTACCTCCGCCTCGGTGTGGGCCTCGACGAGCACCTGGAAGCCGCGTTCACGAGCCGCCGCGAGCAGTCCCTCCAGATCGTCGACGAAGCGGACGATCAGCAGGACGACATCGCCCTCGACGGCGTCTAGCTGGGACTCGCGTAGAATGAAGTCCTTTCGCAGGACTGGGACGTCGACGGCCTCGCGGACCCGTTCGAGATACTCCGGGCTCCCACCGAAATGGTCGGGTTCGGTCAGCACCGACAGCGCCGCGGCCCCACCGTCAACCATCGCCTGTGCCAGTTCGACTGGATCGTCCCGGCGGGTTCCCTCGGTCGTCGGGCTCGTCGGTTTCACCTCGGCGATTACCGGCGCTCGGCCGTCCGCTTCGGTCGCCGACAGCGCGTCGGAAAGCGACCGCGGCTCGATATCGACACGCTCGCCGCCCGGATCGGCTCTGGATCGGGCCGCGTCGAGGATTGATTGAACCGCCGGTGCGATCTCGTCTTCAGCGTCCATTATCGTACATTAACGGACGGATATGTACATAAGACTTGCGCACCGGTCCGGCGAATCTTCAAGGCCCTGACGAACGGATGCGCATACATGATAGAAGACGCCGGAATCTACGCACGGGAGTTCGCACCGATCGACCGCCACGTTCAGATCGGCGTCGCAAGTAGCAAGGTGCTCCGCGTGACGTTTCCGGAAACGCCGGACGCCAAGGCGACGACCGACCACCCGCTGCTGGATCGACTCGACGCCTACCTCGCGGCCCGCGAGGAGGATGGCTTCGACGACGTGCAGGTCGCACTCACGGTGCCAACTGACCAGCGACGCGTCCTCGAATCCGTGCGGGACGTTCCCTTCGGAAAAGCGATCGGTATTGACGCCCTGACCCGGATGACCTCCGGACTCTCGCACGAAGATGATGGAGATCTCGAAACAGTTCGGACCGCACTGCGAGAGAACCCCGCACCGATTTTCATCCCGGATCATCGTATTAGCGACGGGCCGGGCGCGACGCCGCCGGACGTGGTCGAGCAGTTGCGAGCGATCGAGGGGCTTCGCTGAAGGGGCCGCAAGACCCTTGCCGTTCACCTGGAAGACGAAATGTGAGACGGGATCGACCGACCGACGGGTGCGACGATGCCCGATTAGCCATCAAGCTTTATTGGCACCCCTTACTCTATCAAGTCATCAGTGGATTCGACACTGGCGGCAGTTCGGCTCACGTACGCGTTTGCTGCAGTAGCAAGTCTCGGCTTCGGCGCAGTGCTATGGCGTAACCGGGGCAAAAGCGGTGCGACCTCGCTTTTCGTGACGACGGTTGCGGCCTTTGTCTGGTCCGGGGCACTCCTGCTCTCGACACATCCATCGCCCGGTGTGGCGGAGTGGACTGTCCGATTCAGATACGTCGGTGCTGCTGGGTCCGTTCTCGGTGGCCTCGGCTTCGCCCTCGAGTATGCAGGCTACGAACGATACGTCAATCAACGCACCGCTGGCGCGGTTGGCATCTATCTGCTCGTCGTACTGTTCGTGAGCTTCGTGAATCCGGGTCGGCTATTTCTCGTCGATCTGGACGGGACGGTTCCGATCGGTGTCGAACAGCACTGGGGGCCGCTGTTCTGGGCACATCTCGTGATCAGCTACGCCGTTATTCTCACCTACGTGGTGATCCTGACGAGGTTCATCTACCGGTCACGACACCGCCTGTATCGCGGTCAGGCCGTAGCACTGTTGATTGGACTGGCCGTCGCTGCCCCGTTCAATCTCATCTACGTCTTCGGCTACGTTCCGGTCGATACGACGCCGATCGGATTCATCGTGGCGATCGGTTCGTACACCATCGCTATCGTCCGCTATCAGTACACGGACGTCGCGCCGATTGCACGCCGAAAACTGATCGATACCGTCAACGTCGGGATGCTTGTTGTGGACATGGATGACAGAATCACCGATAGCAACCCCGCTGCTCGGCGACTCCTCGACCTTGACAGCGGAGCTACCGGAACACCCGTTCGTGAGGCGTTCGGCGACGCCGCCCTCCGTTCGACGTACGAATCGGAACTGACTGGGGACGGATCGACGGAGGTGACGATCGAACACGACGGCAAGTACCTCCTTTTCGAATCGGTCCCCGTCTCGGACGACCGGGGCCAACACGTCGGCTACCTGCTTCTCGTACAGGATGTCACGACACAGCGACACCGTGAGCAAGAGCTCGAACGGCAGATTCGAAAGCTGGATCAGTTCGCGAGTGTCGTCTCCCACGACCTCCGAAACCCACTGAACGTCGCACAGGGGCGACTGGCGCTCGCTCGCGAAATGGACGACAACGAGCATCTGGGTGAGGTCGCGGCGGCCCACGAGCGCATGGATCGTCTGATCGACGACGTATTGACGCTCGCACGCGACGGGGGCGATGTCACCGATCCATCCGTCGTTCCACTCGATTCACTCACAGAAGAATGCTGGGACAACGTGGAGACGCACGGCGCGCGGCTGGTCGTCGAGACGGACCGCGAGATCTACGCCGATGAACGACAACTGAAACAGCTGTTCGAAAACCTGTTTCGCAACTCGGTCGAGCACGGCTCCACGAGCAATTCGTCACAGAAAACGGACCTGAC harbors:
- a CDS encoding HFX_2341 family transcriptional regulator domain-containing protein, coding for MDAIDRVHVVPLGNEFDRIVEPVTRLKADIVYLLEDPDPHVDERTYHDEIEAALADAGVEIRTRSCDLADVYDVLGAVTTIAARHEGDSVRVNVSGAGTLAAVGATIACMDVSTDATPYYVEPEGYAHDAAETPISHGMAGLSELPSYPVDSPSPDQISLMAFLLEQEGTTKRPKKRDLIEYAEDEELSFMTERAPANDKAKFRLLDSVIAPLEEDGYVEVRSVGRRRVVELTEQGRNAVRAFRHKIDATPES
- a CDS encoding sensor histidine kinase produces the protein MDSTLAAVRLTYAFAAVASLGFGAVLWRNRGKSGATSLFVTTVAAFVWSGALLLSTHPSPGVAEWTVRFRYVGAAGSVLGGLGFALEYAGYERYVNQRTAGAVGIYLLVVLFVSFVNPGRLFLVDLDGTVPIGVEQHWGPLFWAHLVISYAVILTYVVILTRFIYRSRHRLYRGQAVALLIGLAVAAPFNLIYVFGYVPVDTTPIGFIVAIGSYTIAIVRYQYTDVAPIARRKLIDTVNVGMLVVDMDDRITDSNPAARRLLDLDSGATGTPVREAFGDAALRSTYESELTGDGSTEVTIEHDGKYLLFESVPVSDDRGQHVGYLLLVQDVTTQRHREQELERQIRKLDQFASVVSHDLRNPLNVAQGRLALAREMDDNEHLGEVAAAHERMDRLIDDVLTLARDGGDVTDPSVVPLDSLTEECWDNVETHGARLVVETDREIYADERQLKQLFENLFRNSVEHGSTSNSSQKTDLTVTVGTLPTGFYVGDDGPGVPAAERESVFETGYSTGTEGTGLGLGIVSEIVAAHDWEIQVAESESGGARFEITGVEFRDE
- a CDS encoding zinc ribbon domain-containing protein, producing the protein MIRKRPLIAVLLAFVYPGLGHAYLRRWLRALLWFGLVVSAVVFIVPNEPFEAADSVLAGAQAVAEQLSFGESLALASIVVFNMLDAYVLAAYVDRPTTTRAGDEDTVPSCPHCGKDLDEDLTFCHWCTTELDQLAETEASADAEPTGDTDSVKNA
- a CDS encoding 3-dehydroquinate synthase II, whose translation is MTREVWLKADSSVGDWDRRRKRITAGLESGVDWVLVDEGDVGKVRELGDVNVAAFRTGGDVDVIDDAESDADDIEEPDAYVVGKHGEGDGTVDLPTDFSGSADLTTLRRNDDRTQGAYVRIFDEDYEAFAEAAAEEAEYTMIVSENWSIIPLENLIARIGDETTLIAGVTSAEEAQTAYETLEIGADAVLLDSDDPDEIRSTVDVRDEAERETLDLTSAEVLTVERAGSADRVCVDTGSLMDHDEGMLIGSMSRGLVFVHAETAESPYVASRPFRVNAGAVHAYIRTPDGGTKYLSELKSGDEVQVVDTDGNTREAVVGRVKIEQRPMFRVEAELGDGDRIETLIQNAETVKVATTEGRKAVTDLEAGDEIRLYHEDTARHFGEAVEEKIIEK
- the trpA gene encoding tryptophan synthase subunit alpha; this encodes MSNDVRVAVSGDEPALVPYITAGDPSLAATTEYVEALAAGGADVIELGMPFSEPIADGPTIQNAIQRSLEAGTTPERYFELVESLDIDVPIVCMTYYNLLYQYGEGEPGDSDYERLLPFVERAAEAGVSGLIIPDLPVDESDPLRQACDEYGVDLIFIVAPTTTDERLAKMREQVSGFVYVQARLGTTGAQADVSDATHESLTRLAEWEVPKAVGFGVSEGQHATEIVEAGAAGVVAGSVFVDMIAAGEDVPNKLEAKARELKQGALDGAVSSTPEPGK
- the trpB gene encoding tryptophan synthase subunit beta, whose protein sequence is MSTTKFGEYGGQYVPEVLMPAIEELTDAYERYVLDNEDGFMDEFRERLADFGGRPTPIQRADRLSERYDAEVYLKREDLLHGGAHKLNNALGQVLLAKYMGKERIVAETGAGQHGTATAMAAAHLDMPCEIYMGKRDIRRQRPNVFRMRLNGAELNPVTVGRGTLKEAINETMRDWATSVEDTHYVIGSIVGPHPFPRMVRDFHSVIGEEIRAGIEEKTGDLPDSLVACAGGGSNTMGTFHDLVPDEEVSLFAVEAGGDGLIVDDEEGVAPHSASLSTGSEGVLHGARTKLLQDADGQIVESHSVSSGLDYAGVGPELSYLVDEGRVTPVNVDDTAALEGFHRLSRTEGIIPALESAHALAFLEAELGPDADGEHDLGEVIVVNVSGRGDKDLEAVIEETEKRDLDAAPSMEVLYE
- the trpC gene encoding indole-3-glycerol phosphate synthase: MDAEDEIAPAVQSILDAARSRADPGGERVDIEPRSLSDALSATEADGRAPVIAEVKPTSPTTEGTRRDDPVELAQAMVDGGAAALSVLTEPDHFGGSPEYLERVREAVDVPVLRKDFILRESQLDAVEGDVVLLIVRFVDDLEGLLAAARERGFQVLVEAHTEAEVREAVAAGAEFIGVNNRDLAKLDVDLGTFERVADATAEGTEDVTLIAESGISTPEDVRRLRAAGADALLIGSAIMNYEESDNPAKIVRSNTERLTNAESRTRDNERTDGRTTETRQS
- a CDS encoding 2-amino-3,7-dideoxy-D-threo-hept-6-ulosonate synthase translates to MNTGTLARLGRIGTDGNYLIVPMDHGITIGAVSGLKDIESTIDGITSGGADAVLTQKGLADRVHAHKNGAGYIIHLNASTSIGPDSNDKRRTGTVEEAVRAGADAVSYHINVGSKYEREQLADLAEVTDEADRLGIPVLAMSYARGTHLEGDDPEHNAEYLAHAARLAEECGADVVKTAYSGDAESFEHVTSSTSLPVVIAGGSPGTDRATVEMVRGAIDAGADGVSMGRSIFQHDDPEAITTAVSAVIHDDATVEEALERAGLAVEA
- a CDS encoding MGMT family protein; translated protein: MIEDAGIYAREFAPIDRHVQIGVASSKVLRVTFPETPDAKATTDHPLLDRLDAYLAAREEDGFDDVQVALTVPTDQRRVLESVRDVPFGKAIGIDALTRMTSGLSHEDDGDLETVRTALRENPAPIFIPDHRISDGPGATPPDVVEQLRAIEGLR